In Pseudomonas saudiphocaensis, one DNA window encodes the following:
- the pgl gene encoding 6-phosphogluconolactonase gives MAISELELPSGVLAHSLAGPEQLAQALAERVAAALDYAVTTHGGASLVLSGGRSPIAFFEALSVCELDWQKVQISLADERWVDRDHPDSNEGLLRRHLLRNAAANAELLGLYQPAESLEEAARLASEALQALRKPIDVLVLGMGDDGHTASLFPDSPLLAQGLDEEGMQPCLPMLAPVEPRQRISMTYPLLASARLQCLSIQGAQKLETLRQAIQVEPAQMPIRAFLNAPLEIYWCP, from the coding sequence ATGGCGATCTCTGAACTTGAACTGCCCTCTGGTGTGCTGGCGCACAGCCTGGCAGGGCCCGAGCAACTGGCACAGGCACTCGCCGAGCGGGTGGCCGCGGCGCTGGATTACGCCGTGACCACTCACGGCGGCGCGAGCCTGGTGCTGTCCGGCGGGCGCAGCCCGATTGCTTTCTTTGAAGCCTTGTCGGTGTGCGAACTGGATTGGCAGAAGGTCCAGATCAGCCTGGCCGACGAACGTTGGGTCGACCGCGATCACCCGGACAGCAATGAAGGGTTGCTGCGTCGCCACCTGCTGCGCAACGCCGCCGCAAATGCCGAGCTGCTGGGCCTCTATCAGCCGGCTGAAAGCCTGGAAGAGGCGGCCCGCCTGGCGAGCGAGGCCCTGCAAGCGTTAAGAAAACCCATTGATGTGCTGGTACTGGGCATGGGCGATGACGGTCATACGGCCTCGCTGTTTCCTGACAGCCCATTGCTGGCGCAGGGGCTGGACGAAGAGGGCATGCAACCCTGCTTGCCGATGCTGGCTCCGGTTGAGCCCCGTCAGCGCATCAGCATGACCTATCCGCTGCTGGCATCGGCGCGACTGCAGTGCCTGTCGATACAGGGCGCGCAAAAACTGGAAACCCTGCGCCAGGCCATCCAAGTAGAGCCTGCGCAAATGCCCATCCGCGCGTTTCTGAACGCGCCACTGGAAATCTACTGGTGCCCATGA
- a CDS encoding bifunctional 4-hydroxy-2-oxoglutarate aldolase/2-dehydro-3-deoxy-phosphogluconate aldolase, whose translation MNMDQKNALLDAICTEARILPVITIGSEEQILPLADALAAGGLKTLEITLRSAHGLTAIRRLRQERPELCIGAGTVLDKRMMDEVEAAGAQFIVSPGCTDELLQAGLYCSVPLLAGISSASDIMRGYGLGYRRFKLFPAEVCGGVAALKALGGPFTDVRFCPTGGVNAGNAAKYLAQPNVMCVGGTWMIDSATLRNGDWTAIEHATSEALAALG comes from the coding sequence ATGAACATGGATCAAAAAAATGCCTTGCTTGACGCCATTTGCACCGAGGCGCGCATTTTGCCGGTCATTACCATCGGCAGCGAGGAGCAGATCCTTCCGCTGGCCGATGCGCTGGCCGCCGGCGGCCTGAAGACGCTGGAGATCACCCTGCGCTCGGCGCACGGGTTGACCGCCATTCGCCGCCTGCGCCAGGAGCGTCCCGAGCTGTGTATTGGGGCCGGTACGGTGTTGGATAAGCGCATGATGGATGAGGTCGAGGCGGCCGGTGCCCAGTTCATCGTCTCGCCGGGATGCACCGATGAACTGTTGCAGGCCGGCTTGTATTGCTCGGTGCCGCTGCTGGCGGGAATCAGCAGCGCTTCCGATATCATGCGCGGCTATGGCCTTGGCTACCGCCGTTTCAAGCTGTTCCCCGCTGAAGTCTGCGGTGGCGTCGCGGCGCTCAAGGCGCTGGGAGGCCCGTTCACAGATGTGCGCTTCTGCCCGACCGGTGGTGTCAACGCTGGTAATGCCGCGAAGTATCTGGCGCAGCCGAATGTCATGTGTGTTGGCGGCACCTGGATGATCGACAGCGCAACGCTGCGAAATGGCGACTGGACAGCCATCGAGCATGCAACAAGCGAAGCACTGGCGGCTCTGGGCTGA